In the Topomyia yanbarensis strain Yona2022 chromosome 3, ASM3024719v1, whole genome shotgun sequence genome, one interval contains:
- the LOC131693573 gene encoding uncharacterized protein LOC131693573: protein MEEILSTVEPDIMKSEPNRVEIIASIAECTDGSIIAARVAGMHCEFLIDSGAQVNTFTEDMFYKLRSNSQYSSGIFNIQKGSDRPLKAYATEGEINVSATFEAYLYISENRPVLLERFYVVKAFRALLSRSTATRYSVLMLGLSVPISVESNTKFCFHFDDIASINMNEKFPKFNIPPVKINYNKAELPCRNIYMNIPQAMKPLVETRLKHLVAADIIERVSENMDTSFCSSMLVVPKGKDDIRLIFMEQHGFRQLICQMRFSTLNSTRAPDTL, encoded by the exons ATGGAGGAAATTCTTTCAACAGTTGAACCTGAT ATAATGAAGTCTGAACCAAATCGTGTGGAAATAATAGCATCAATTGCTGAATGTACTGATGGAAGTATAATTGCGGCAAGAGTGGCTGGAATGCATTGTGAATTCTTAATAGATTCGGGAGCTCAAGTCAACACATTTACAGAAGATATGTTCTATAAGCTAAGAAGTAACTCTCAATATAGCTCTGggattttcaatattcaaaaaGGTTCCGACCGCCCTTTGAAAGCATATGCTACAGAAGGTGAAATAAATGTGTCGGCCACATTCGAAGCCTATTTATATATATCTGAGAATAGACCGGTTCTGTTGGAAAGATTTTATGTCGTTAAagcgtttcgtgcactgctaaGCAGATCAACAGCTACAAG gtacAGCGTTCTGATGCTTGGTCTGAGTGTCCCAATATCAGTGGAATCAAACACGAAATTCTGCTTCCACTTTGACGATATAGCTTCAATCaatatgaatgaaaaatttCCCAAGTTTAACATTCCTCCAGTAAAGATCAATTACAACAAGGCAGAATTGCCGTGTCGTAATATTTACATGAATATCCCACAAGCAATGAAACCGCTTGTTGAAACCAGGCTCAAACATCTGGTAGCTGCTGATATAATTGAGAGAGTTTCAGAGAACATGGACACATCGTTCTGTTCATCCATGCTTGTTGTCCCAAAGGGTAAAGATGATATTCGTTTG ATCTTCATGGAGCAACATGGTTTTCGACAATTGATCTGTCAAATGCGTTTTTCCACATTGAACTCGACGAGGGCTCCAGACACCTTATGA